A stretch of the Papaver somniferum cultivar HN1 chromosome 6, ASM357369v1, whole genome shotgun sequence genome encodes the following:
- the LOC113286048 gene encoding type III polyketide synthase B-like encodes MGTEGDQTTYSKKATPGKATILALGKGLPPQLVMQELLVDGYFRNTKCDNPDLKQKLARLCKTTTVKTRYVVMSDDLLKEYPELALEGLPTVKQRLDISNKAVTEMAIEASQACIKNWGRPSSDITHIVYVSSSEARFPGGDLYLAKGLGLSPDVHRVLLYFMGCSGGVTGLRVAKDIAENNPGSRVLLATSETTIIGFKPPSVNRPYDLVGAALFGDGAGAMILGTDPIPEIERPLFELHTAIQNFLPDTEKTIDGQLNEEGISFKLGRELPQMIEDNIEGFCEKLMKPAGFSDKDYNKLFWAVHPGGPAILNRLEKRLDLLPDKLMSSRRALMDYGNASSNTIVYVLEYMIEESLKVENKEDSEWGLILAFGPGITFEGILARNLVTRE; translated from the exons atggGAACTGAAGGAGATCAGACCACGTATTCAAAGAAGGCCACCCCTGGAAAGGCTACAATTCTTGCTCTGGGCAAGGGTCTTCCTCCCCAGCTTGTAATGCAGGAGTTGCTTGTGGATGGGTATTTCCGAAACACCAAATGCGATAACCCTGATCTCAAACAAAAGCTCGCTCGTCTCT GCAAGACAACAACAGTTAAGACAAGGTATGTAGTAATGTCAGATGATTTGCTTAAGGAATACCCAGAACTTGCACTTGAAGGTCTGCCTACAGTGAAGCAGCGTCTAGACATCTCGAATAAGGCAGTCACTGAGATGGCAATTGAAGCCTCGCAAGCCTGTATCAAAAACTGGGGAAGACCTAGTTCAGACATTACACACATAGTTTATGTATCTTCAAGTGAAGCCCGATTTCCAGGAGGTGATCTTTACCTTGCTAAAGGCCTCGGCTTGAGCCCTGACGTTCACCGTGTTCTGCTATACTTCatgggatgttctggtggtgTTACCGGTCTTCGTGTAGCAAAAGATATTGCTGAGAACAACCCAGGTAGTCGTGTTTTGCTAGCAACATCTGAGACCACCATAATTGGGTTCAAGCCTCCAAGTGTAAATCGTCCATATGATCTTGTTGGAGCCGCACTCTTTGGCGATGGGGCAGGAGCAATGATACTAGGAACAGACCCAATACCAGAAATTGAAAGGCCATTGTTTGAACTACACACTGCAATCCAGAACTTCCTGCCGGACACTGAGAAAACAATTGATGGGCAGCTTAATGAAGAAGGGATAAGCTTCAAATTAGGGAGGGAACTTCCTCAGATGATTGAAGACAACATAGAAGGATTCTGTGAAAAGTTGATGAAACCTGCTGGTTTCAGTGATAAGGATTATAACAAGTTGTTTTGGGCAGTTCATCCAGGCGGACCTGCGATTCTGAATCGATTGGAAAAGAGGCTTGATTTGTTGCCTGACAAGTTGATGTCTAGTAGGAGGGCTTTGATGGATTATGGAAATGCTAGTAGTAACACAATCGTTTATGTATTGGAGTACATGATTGAAGAAAGCTTGAAAGTGGAGAACAAGGAAGATTCTGAATGGGGTTTGATACTTGCTTTTGGACCTGGGATTACCTTTGAGGGAATTCTTGCAAGGAACCTTGTCACTCGAGAATAA
- the LOC113286049 gene encoding YTH domain-containing protein 1-like: METPSSIRRITRSQAKASVINAIPMSRKNEESEKSVTRQKKPERSALTDISNDSPIVGLAMGCMETPSSFIKKLDQPKKTPGSGEALLRYQVKSLLQKVEEEAELSKLTFENRPFIQGIANSPSALLAPANTPQVLNLSCNDMNMNVDAIISESRAQVQEESKNHQMAIDEPTGNTLESQKSLITRLLFDFPEKLESSDSSSSPGSSVLTNEESNAEKDKSTDEDDASVWSIQVNASTKDEDEEGEIEEVEQDEEECYDDEEEEYEDVEDGGFLDDLCDGLSKITVQEKKLPEFEGKHTRFIYNSDGEIEGEEDISVSPSKLRLKGLPVPEGKHLRFPDEE; the protein is encoded by the exons ATGGAAACTCCATCATCTATTAGAAGAATCACTAGGTCACAAGCAAAAGCTTCTGTGATTAACGCTATTCCTATGTCCA GGAAGAATGAAGAATCAGAAAAGTCTGTAACAAGGCAAAAGAAACCAGAACGATCTGCACTTACTGATATCTCTAACGATTCCCCAATTGTTGGTCTTGCTATGGGATGTATGGAAACTCCATCATCTTTCATCAAGAAATTGGATCAACCAAAGAAAACTCCTGGATCTGGTGAAGCTTTACTTCGTTATCAGGTTAAGAGTCTTTTACagaaagttgaagaagaagcaGAACTTTCTAAACTCACTTTTGAGAATCGTCCGTTTATTCAAGGAATTGCTAATTCTCCATCGGCTCTCTTAGCTCCTGCAAATACACCTCAAGTTTTGAATCTCTCTTGTAATGATATGAATATGAATGTGGATGCTATTATCTCTGAAAGCCGAGCACAAGTTCAAGAAGAATCTAAGAATCACCAG ATGGCTATTGATGAACCAACAGGAAATACTCTTGAATCTCAGAAGAGTTTGATTACTCGCTTACTGTTCGATTTCCCTGAGAAATTAGAGAGCTCTGATTCATCCTCATCACCAGGCTCATCTGTATTGACAAATGAAGAAAGTAATGCTGAGAAAGACAAGTCtactgatgaagatgatgcttctGTTTGGTCTATTCAAGTCAATGCAAGTActaaggatgaagatgaagaaggagaaaTCGAAGAAGTTGAACAAGATGAGGAAGAAtgttatgatgatgaagaagaagaatatgaagatgttGAGGATGGAGGTTTCTTAGACGATCTGTGTGATGGTTTGAGTAAGATCACTGTGCAGGAGAAGAAATTGCCTGAGTTTGAAGGGAAGCATACTCGATTCATCTACAACAGTGACGGTGAGATTGAAGGAGAGGAGGATATTTCTGTCTCCCCAAGTAAACTTCGCTTGAAGGGTTTGCCAGTACCTGAAGGCAAGCATTTGCGTTTCCCTGATGAAGAATAG